One Bartonella tribocorum CIP 105476 genomic window carries:
- a CDS encoding branched-chain amino acid ABC transporter permease, with protein sequence MSTEMFIQYFFNALALGSLYGLIAIGYTMVYGILRLINFAHGDIFMLGAYFVFFSTISFMPAWAALLLLFFAALIYYSVFVGFKRRPPTYWGAVFFILALGFVYYLKISPQDFTPIWILALCFSIFITSAVGITVDQLAYKPLRHAPRISALIGAIGVSFFIENLATVLFSGVPKGVKQPDFLVTPFLWHLGSGGIIRIAPMSLIVPIVSLILIVLLLWIIHKTKPGLAMRAISHDIETTRLMGVSVNKVIAFTFGIGSALAAIAGIMWSLRYPQIQPYMGVLPGLKAFIAAVIGGIGSIPGAMLGGLLLGFIEIMIIAFFPALSGYRDAFAFILLILILLVLPTGLMGKKSQEKI encoded by the coding sequence ATGAGCACTGAAATGTTCATCCAGTATTTTTTTAATGCACTGGCATTGGGGTCTCTTTATGGACTTATCGCTATTGGTTACACCATGGTCTACGGTATATTGAGACTGATTAATTTTGCTCACGGTGATATCTTTATGCTGGGGGCCTATTTTGTTTTCTTTTCCACGATTAGCTTTATGCCTGCGTGGGCAGCACTTCTTCTTTTGTTTTTTGCTGCTCTGATTTATTATTCAGTCTTTGTAGGATTTAAAAGGCGCCCTCCAACTTATTGGGGCGCGGTTTTTTTTATTCTTGCGTTAGGATTTGTTTATTATTTAAAAATTTCCCCACAAGATTTTACCCCAATCTGGATTTTAGCTCTTTGTTTTTCCATTTTTATTACAAGTGCAGTGGGGATTACTGTTGATCAACTTGCTTATAAACCTCTACGCCATGCTCCCCGTATTTCGGCACTTATCGGTGCAATCGGTGTTTCTTTTTTTATTGAAAATCTTGCTACTGTGCTCTTTAGTGGTGTTCCCAAAGGTGTAAAACAACCAGATTTTTTAGTAACACCATTTTTATGGCATTTAGGATCAGGGGGTATCATTAGAATTGCTCCCATGTCTTTGATTGTTCCTATTGTGTCATTGATTCTTATTGTCTTACTGTTATGGATTATCCATAAAACGAAACCTGGTCTTGCTATGCGTGCAATCTCTCATGATATTGAAACGACGCGTTTGATGGGGGTCTCTGTTAATAAAGTCATTGCATTTACATTTGGGATAGGTTCAGCACTTGCCGCTATAGCAGGCATTATGTGGTCTTTGCGTTATCCTCAAATTCAGCCTTATATGGGTGTTCTTCCTGGTCTCAAGGCTTTTATTGCTGCCGTTATCGGAGGTATTGGTTCGATACCAGGAGCAATGTTGGGAGGATTGTTATTAGGGTTTATTGAAATTATGATCATCGCATTTTTCCCCGCACTATCTGGATATCGTGATGCCTTCGCTTTTATTTTGTTGATTCTGATTTTATTGGTATTGCCCACGGGATTAATGGGTAAAAAAAGTCAGGAGAAAATCTAA
- a CDS encoding ABC transporter substrate-binding protein, which yields MQLKKILTTITIFMALAANVYASEPIKIGVYLPLSGQNAFGGQLEIRGIELAHKQVPEILGRKVELVIIDNKSDKVEAANAVMRLTASEKVSGIIGSYGSSLSLAGGEISEKAKTPTIATSSTSPLVTQGKKYYFRACFIDSYQGIGIATYVSQVLKVKKAAILKDISNDYAIGLASYFARAFKKLGGEVISNLNYNSGDQDFSAVLTQIIAQKPDILFIPSYFSEGAIIMKQARELGAKFQIMGGDAMDNPETITIAGKAAEGFLHTTLPYSEDMPNMSAAAQEFTKEWKKAYPDKEPNINSVLGYTSYMMFMKAIENAGSADREKITIALSKLKDFQTPFGDMSMDENHNPRIPIGIIKIQDGKRVYLEEVKPAF from the coding sequence ATGCAATTGAAGAAAATCCTTACGACAATCACAATTTTCATGGCACTTGCAGCAAATGTTTATGCGAGTGAACCTATTAAAATTGGTGTTTATCTTCCATTAAGTGGTCAAAATGCCTTTGGAGGCCAACTTGAGATTCGAGGTATCGAATTAGCTCACAAACAAGTTCCAGAAATTTTGGGACGTAAAGTGGAACTTGTTATTATTGATAATAAGTCTGATAAAGTGGAAGCGGCTAATGCTGTTATGCGTTTAACAGCAAGCGAAAAGGTCAGTGGAATCATTGGGAGCTATGGTTCTTCGCTCTCACTAGCAGGTGGTGAGATATCTGAAAAAGCAAAGACTCCAACCATTGCAACTTCTTCAACAAGTCCCCTTGTTACACAGGGCAAAAAATATTACTTTCGTGCGTGCTTTATTGATTCTTATCAAGGAATAGGAATCGCAACTTATGTAAGTCAAGTTTTAAAGGTAAAAAAAGCTGCTATCCTCAAAGATATTTCCAACGATTATGCCATTGGTCTTGCAAGTTATTTTGCGCGTGCTTTCAAAAAATTAGGTGGTGAAGTTATCTCAAATTTAAATTATAATTCTGGAGATCAGGACTTTTCAGCTGTTCTCACACAAATTATTGCGCAAAAACCTGATATCTTATTCATTCCATCTTACTTTTCTGAAGGGGCCATCATCATGAAACAAGCGCGTGAATTAGGAGCGAAGTTTCAAATTATGGGTGGAGATGCTATGGATAATCCAGAAACGATTACAATTGCAGGAAAAGCAGCAGAAGGTTTCTTACATACAACACTTCCCTATAGTGAGGATATGCCAAATATGTCAGCAGCTGCGCAAGAATTTACAAAAGAATGGAAAAAAGCCTACCCTGACAAAGAGCCAAATATCAATTCAGTCTTGGGATACACGAGTTATATGATGTTCATGAAGGCTATTGAAAATGCCGGTAGCGCTGATCGTGAAAAAATTACGATTGCACTGAGCAAATTAAAAGATTTTCAAACTCCCTTTGGTGATATGTCGATGGATGAAAATCATAACCCTAGGATTCCGATTGGTATCATTAAAATACAGGATGGAAAACGTGTTTATTTAGAAGAAGTTAAACCTGCTTTTTAA
- a CDS encoding cold-shock protein → MTSKDALKDYSLSEDSIGACGEIIEISGVIKWFDGSKGYGFIVPDLPHFPDILLHVTVMRRDGFQTAMEGAKVICAVEKTERGLKCVQVKSIDCSSAVHPSEVPARTHVVVTPESGLERAIVKWFNRDKGFGFLSRGQGTEDIFIHMETLRRFGLAELRSGQVVLVRFGKGEKGLMTAEIYPDIGFPFATH, encoded by the coding sequence ATGACGAGTAAGGATGCATTAAAGGATTATTCCCTATCTGAGGATAGTATAGGCGCTTGTGGGGAGATTATCGAAATCAGTGGTGTCATTAAGTGGTTTGATGGTAGTAAGGGTTATGGATTTATTGTACCTGATTTACCTCATTTCCCCGATATATTATTGCATGTTACAGTCATGCGAAGGGATGGTTTCCAAACAGCTATGGAGGGCGCTAAAGTTATCTGTGCTGTGGAAAAAACGGAACGAGGGTTAAAGTGTGTTCAGGTGAAATCCATCGATTGTTCTTCAGCGGTTCATCCATCAGAAGTTCCAGCCCGTACTCATGTTGTTGTTACTCCAGAAAGTGGACTAGAACGTGCAATTGTTAAATGGTTTAATCGTGATAAAGGTTTTGGTTTTCTTAGCCGTGGGCAGGGGACAGAAGATATTTTTATTCATATGGAAACGTTGCGCCGTTTTGGTTTAGCAGAGCTTCGTTCGGGACAAGTTGTTCTTGTCCGGTTTGGTAAAGGGGAAAAAGGGTTGATGACAGCGGAAATTTATCCAGATATAGGATTTCCTTTTGCGACACATTAA